AACCTATCCACGAATTGAGGTTATTGTGGTGGATGACGGCTCAACGCTGCACCAGGATAAGATTCGCCCCTTCTTGACAAGAGTTCATTATCTGGGAAAAGCGAATGGCGGCACAGCCAGCGCGTTGAATTATGGGATCCGGGTGGCAACGGGAGATTATATTGCCTGGCTTAGTTCAGATGATATGTTCTATCCCGACAAGATTGAAAGACAATTACAATATATGTTAAGTCAGCACTCTGCTATCAGCTTTACAGCGTTTGATGAAATCGATGCGTATAACAATATCACGGGAAGGCAGGTGGGTCCCCAATATACCACTTATCCGGATTTTGTACGCTCTTTCACGGGCTGCTGTCCGATCAATGGCTGTACTGTGATGATGAAAAAAGAGTTGTTATCCTTTATCGGTTTGTTTGATGAAGGAATGCCCTACACACATGATTATGATTTATGGATCAGGATGCTTCTGGGCAGAGTTCCGATTCATTATCTGGCAATGCCGTTAACGATGTATCGATGGCATGGAGAAATGGGAACCAAGAAACATTGGCCGCAGGTCCTTGGGGAAATCGGACAAATTCAAGCCAAATACAGTCATAGACTGCTGCAATATGTTTATGAAATAGGGGGGTAAAATCTTGAAAATGGAGGAGCTTGAAGGACCTAAAGTATCGATCATCATTCCCTTTTACAATTGTCCCTACATTGATCAGGCAATTAACAGCGCACTTGAGCAATCTTACCCGTATATCGAAATTATTGTAGTTGATGACGGATCAACCATGCATGCTGATAAGATCACCCCATTTCTTGACCGTGTTTCTTATCTGGGCAAAGCCAACGGGGGAACGGCAAGTGCACTCAATCACGGTATTCGCCAGGCCACAGGTCAGTATGTGGTTTGGCTTAGCTCCGATGACTTATTTTATCCGGATAAAGTGCGGAATCAGCTTGCATTTATGCAAA
Above is a genomic segment from Paenibacillus sp. HWE-109 containing:
- a CDS encoding glycosyltransferase translates to MNEDVSLYPKVSIVIPFYNDAYIDQSIVSALSQTYPRIEVIVVDDGSTLHQDKIRPFLTRVHYLGKANGGTASALNYGIRVATGDYIAWLSSDDMFYPDKIERQLQYMLSQHSAISFTAFDEIDAYNNITGRQVGPQYTTYPDFVRSFTGCCPINGCTVMMKKELLSFIGLFDEGMPYTHDYDLWIRMLLGRVPIHYLAMPLTMYRWHGEMGTKKHWPQVLGEIGQIQAKYSHRLLQYVYEIGG